One Nitrospina watsonii DNA segment encodes these proteins:
- the lpxB gene encoding lipid-A-disaccharide synthase, producing the protein MTASAQRLLIVAGEASGDLHGGNLVTAMKQRHPGLAFQGVGGHHMQSAGVETLFDIQRMGGMGLFEFFSNLWHHLVIFRKLSREIAKGRYAGAILINYPFFNLRLAKVCKRYNCPVYYFISPQVWASRKGRIHTIAETGKKMYVILPFEKDIYREVDMDVEYLGHPFVDIARPRLSKDEALREFGLDPNVQTVGLMPGSRMSEINFLLEDMLGAAHIIHNELGACQFLLPVADSIDPDLIRDRLGENPLGIRIVTGRNYEVMATSDFLIMASGSATLEAGLLECPMLIIYKVHPVTYFIARFFTDIRLFGLINIVAEEQVATELLNEQVTPKAIADETLKVLNDAERAARFHQQLKDVRRSLGEPGVVDRIAQNILDSLNPPAPGR; encoded by the coding sequence ATGACTGCATCCGCCCAGCGCCTCCTGATCGTCGCCGGGGAAGCCTCCGGCGACCTGCACGGCGGCAATCTCGTCACCGCCATGAAGCAACGCCATCCCGGCCTTGCCTTCCAGGGCGTCGGCGGCCACCACATGCAAAGCGCGGGCGTCGAAACCCTGTTCGACATTCAACGCATGGGGGGCATGGGCTTGTTCGAATTCTTCAGCAACCTCTGGCACCACCTCGTCATCTTCCGCAAGCTGTCGCGCGAAATCGCCAAGGGCCGGTACGCCGGGGCCATCCTCATCAATTACCCGTTTTTCAACCTGCGCCTGGCGAAGGTGTGCAAACGCTACAACTGTCCGGTTTACTATTTCATCAGCCCGCAGGTGTGGGCCTCACGTAAAGGACGCATCCACACCATTGCCGAGACCGGGAAAAAGATGTACGTCATCCTGCCGTTCGAAAAAGACATCTATCGCGAAGTGGACATGGATGTGGAGTACCTCGGCCACCCGTTCGTGGACATCGCCCGGCCGCGCCTGTCCAAAGACGAGGCCCTCCGCGAGTTCGGGCTCGATCCCAACGTCCAAACCGTCGGCCTCATGCCCGGCAGCCGCATGAGCGAAATCAACTTTCTGCTGGAGGACATGCTGGGCGCCGCCCACATCATCCACAATGAACTGGGCGCCTGCCAGTTTCTGCTGCCCGTCGCCGACTCCATCGACCCCGATCTCATTCGCGACCGCCTCGGCGAAAACCCGCTGGGAATCCGCATCGTCACCGGGCGCAATTACGAAGTCATGGCCACCAGCGATTTTCTGATCATGGCTTCCGGTTCCGCCACGCTGGAAGCGGGGTTGCTGGAATGCCCGATGCTCATCATTTACAAGGTGCATCCGGTGACCTACTTCATCGCCCGTTTTTTCACCGACATCCGCCTGTTTGGCCTGATCAACATCGTCGCCGAAGAACAGGTGGCGACGGAATTGCTGAACGAACAGGTGACGCCCAAAGCCATCGCCGACGAAACGTTGAAGGTCCTGAACGATGCCGAGCGCGCCGCCCGGTTTCATCAGCAACTGAAAGACGTGCGCCGCTCCCTGGGCGAGCCCGGCGTGGTGGACCGCATCGCGCAGAACATTCTCGATTCGTTGAACCCGCCTGCACCCGGCCGATGA
- a CDS encoding LpxI family protein yields the protein MNHDSAQPIGLIAGAGAIPVYFARKAKERGIPLISVSFTEAIGDTLKPYVEKNFCISPVKAGQIFKALEDTHVRDVLILGKVDKAMVFQPQMFDMVSLKIMMSLATNQDKTILVRIIEEVEKRGYTVLNQMDFMQELYPSAGVLTRTRPSKKALADIDTGFPIARYMADQEIGQTLVVKDGTVIAVEAVEGTDNAIARGCELSQGGCTVIKVSRTDQDYRFDSPGIGPKTIEQLIAGKAAVLALEAGRVMIIEQETVIDMADAAGLAIICVDPPDQADTPQPPESA from the coding sequence ATGAACCACGACAGCGCACAACCCATCGGCCTGATCGCCGGCGCCGGGGCCATCCCCGTGTACTTCGCCCGCAAGGCGAAGGAGCGCGGCATCCCGCTGATCTCCGTGTCGTTCACCGAAGCCATTGGTGACACCCTCAAGCCGTACGTCGAAAAAAATTTCTGCATCAGCCCGGTCAAAGCCGGACAGATTTTCAAAGCCCTCGAAGACACCCATGTCCGCGACGTCCTCATTTTAGGCAAGGTCGATAAGGCGATGGTGTTCCAACCGCAGATGTTCGACATGGTCTCCCTCAAGATCATGATGTCTCTGGCCACCAATCAGGACAAAACCATTCTGGTCCGTATCATTGAGGAAGTGGAGAAACGCGGCTACACCGTACTCAACCAGATGGATTTCATGCAAGAACTGTATCCGTCCGCCGGAGTGTTGACCCGCACCCGGCCGTCCAAAAAAGCGCTGGCCGATATCGACACCGGGTTTCCCATCGCCCGCTACATGGCCGACCAGGAAATCGGGCAGACGCTGGTGGTGAAGGACGGCACCGTGATCGCCGTGGAAGCGGTGGAAGGCACCGACAACGCCATCGCCCGCGGTTGCGAGCTGTCGCAGGGCGGCTGCACCGTCATCAAAGTCAGCCGCACCGATCAGGATTACCGTTTCGACAGCCCCGGCATTGGACCGAAAACCATCGAGCAATTGATCGCGGGCAAGGCGGCGGTGCTGGCTCTTGAGGCCGGGCGCGTTATGATCATCGAACAGGAAACCGTGATTGACATGGCGGATGCGGCAGGCCTCGCCATCATCTGCGTGGACCCGCCCGATCAGGCGGACACCCCCCAGCCCCCGGAATCCGCATGA
- the fabZ gene encoding 3-hydroxyacyl-ACP dehydratase FabZ: MLDINDIKKIIPHRYPLLLVDKVIECDDDSRIVGIKNVTHNEPFFPGHFPEYPVMPGVLIIEAMAQVACILALRVLKKEGHASVLFTGIDGVKFRKPVLPGDTLRMELTKIKQRGELFRFQGQAFVGDTVVAEGQIQAILGKD; this comes from the coding sequence ATGCTCGACATCAACGACATCAAGAAAATCATTCCGCACCGTTACCCGCTTTTGCTGGTGGACAAGGTGATCGAATGCGATGACGACAGCCGCATCGTCGGCATCAAGAACGTGACGCACAACGAGCCGTTTTTCCCCGGTCATTTTCCGGAATACCCGGTCATGCCCGGCGTCCTGATCATCGAAGCCATGGCTCAGGTCGCCTGCATCCTGGCACTCCGGGTCCTCAAAAAAGAAGGCCATGCCTCGGTGCTGTTCACCGGCATCGACGGCGTTAAATTCCGCAAACCCGTGCTGCCCGGCGACACCCTGCGCATGGAATTGACCAAGATCAAGCAACGCGGCGAACTGTTCCGCTTCCAGGGACAGGCCTTTGTCGGGGACACGGTGGTGGCCGAGGGCCAAATCCAAGCCATTCTCGGAAAAGATTGA
- a CDS encoding OmpH family outer membrane protein — protein sequence MNRTGNNIAPIWKMVLVLGLAWALLPFSTTQARAADVKIGFINMQQAVSGTQEFKNALQKFKTDFDEEKKRIALKEKRVQNLLEEINKQSFVLDPNLKKKKEERFIQEKKDLERYVQDRNDEFARKEQEITNRILKKMMGVIQKLGKQKNLTMILEQKTVFYSDASADLTQLATETYNRVHK from the coding sequence ATGAACAGGACAGGAAACAACATCGCACCCATATGGAAAATGGTTCTGGTGCTGGGTTTGGCTTGGGCTCTGCTCCCGTTTTCCACCACCCAGGCCCGCGCCGCCGATGTGAAAATCGGCTTCATCAACATGCAGCAGGCGGTTTCCGGCACCCAAGAATTCAAGAACGCCCTGCAGAAATTCAAAACGGATTTCGATGAAGAAAAGAAACGCATCGCGCTCAAGGAAAAACGCGTGCAGAACCTCCTGGAAGAAATCAACAAGCAGAGCTTTGTTCTCGATCCCAACCTGAAGAAGAAAAAGGAAGAGCGTTTCATTCAGGAAAAAAAGGATCTGGAGCGTTACGTGCAGGATCGCAATGACGAGTTCGCCCGCAAGGAGCAGGAGATCACCAATCGCATCCTGAAAAAAATGATGGGGGTCATTCAAAAACTCGGCAAGCAGAAAAATCTGACCATGATCCTGGAACAGAAAACCGTTTTTTACAGCGATGCGTCCGCGGACTTGACCCAGCTGGCGACCGAGACCTACAACCGCGTTCATAAATGA
- the lpxA gene encoding acyl-ACP--UDP-N-acetylglucosamine O-acyltransferase, translating into MTIAHTAIIDPAAQLGPNVQVGHYSLIGSNVTIGEGTEIGPHVLIEPGTTIGGNCRIFQGAQIGGEPQITGFKRDMPTTTRIGDNTVIREYVTIHRSGIENEATTVGSHCMLMGYAHVAHDCHIGNHVVVVNYAGLSGHIVVEDFAFISGQVGIHQHVRVGTCAMVGGMSGVNQDVLPYTTVAGNPAGLVGLNAVGLRRRDIKPEVRTAVKTAIKLIRSPEWNTTQVIEKIEAEIEMHPEIRYLIDFMKNSKRGFID; encoded by the coding sequence GTGACCATCGCCCATACTGCCATCATCGATCCCGCAGCCCAACTCGGCCCCAACGTTCAGGTCGGCCATTACAGCCTCATCGGTTCCAACGTGACCATTGGCGAAGGCACCGAAATCGGCCCGCACGTGTTGATCGAGCCCGGCACCACCATTGGCGGAAACTGCCGCATCTTTCAGGGCGCGCAGATTGGCGGTGAGCCGCAGATTACCGGCTTCAAACGCGATATGCCGACGACCACCCGCATCGGCGACAACACCGTCATCCGCGAATACGTCACCATCCACCGTTCCGGCATCGAGAACGAGGCCACCACCGTCGGCAGCCATTGCATGCTGATGGGGTACGCACATGTCGCGCACGACTGCCACATCGGCAACCACGTGGTGGTGGTCAACTACGCGGGCTTGTCCGGGCACATTGTGGTGGAGGATTTCGCCTTCATTTCCGGCCAGGTCGGTATCCACCAGCACGTGCGCGTCGGCACCTGCGCCATGGTGGGCGGCATGTCCGGCGTCAACCAGGACGTCCTGCCCTACACCACCGTCGCGGGAAACCCGGCTGGGCTGGTCGGCCTCAATGCCGTCGGTCTCCGGCGGCGCGATATCAAGCCGGAGGTGCGCACCGCCGTCAAAACGGCCATCAAACTGATCCGCAGTCCGGAGTGGAACACGACTCAGGTGATTGAAAAGATCGAGGCGGAAATTGAAATGCACCCCGAAATCCGATATCTTATTGATTTTATGAAGAACTCAAAACGAGGATTTATCGATTGA
- a CDS encoding Gfo/Idh/MocA family protein, translating to MMEALRAGVVGIGKMGLYHVGVLAEMRDLKLTHISDVNEERCQEISQRFGLTPVTDYKDMFGKVDVVVVAVPTVLHYPVTKDFLNAGIHVLLEKPCANNLDHAREMFDIAEKKNLILHIGHVERFNGAVQELHKLVQDPVFVECKRTGPFNQRIKDDGVVLDIMIHDIDIVLNLMQSKVISTNVMGTSVFSGRDDLVNVQMVFENGCMANIIASRASQNKIRTLSVTQKESYVLLDYTDQEIYVHRQSSSEHQLSKDTLRYKQESLIERIFVHKDNPLKLELQHFLDCVQNGTPRNVAVDKELYSLEIALGIVDTFNRQRTGT from the coding sequence TTGATGGAAGCACTGCGAGCCGGCGTGGTCGGCATTGGGAAAATGGGGTTGTATCATGTCGGCGTGCTGGCCGAAATGCGCGACCTCAAGTTGACACACATCTCCGACGTCAACGAAGAACGTTGCCAGGAAATCAGCCAACGATTCGGCCTGACTCCGGTCACCGATTATAAGGACATGTTCGGCAAGGTGGATGTCGTGGTCGTGGCCGTCCCCACCGTCCTGCACTACCCGGTCACCAAAGATTTTCTGAACGCGGGCATTCATGTGCTGCTGGAAAAACCGTGCGCCAACAACCTCGACCACGCACGCGAAATGTTCGACATCGCCGAGAAAAAAAACCTCATCCTGCACATCGGTCATGTCGAGCGCTTCAACGGCGCCGTCCAGGAACTGCACAAACTGGTGCAGGACCCGGTGTTCGTCGAATGCAAACGCACGGGGCCGTTCAACCAGCGCATCAAGGATGACGGTGTGGTGCTCGACATCATGATTCACGACATCGACATCGTGCTCAACCTGATGCAATCGAAGGTGATCAGCACCAACGTCATGGGCACATCCGTGTTCTCCGGGCGGGACGACCTGGTGAACGTGCAGATGGTGTTCGAAAACGGATGCATGGCCAACATCATCGCCAGCCGCGCCTCGCAGAATAAAATCCGCACGCTGTCGGTGACGCAGAAGGAATCTTACGTGCTGCTCGATTACACCGATCAGGAAATTTACGTACACCGCCAGTCTTCGTCCGAACACCAGTTGAGCAAGGACACCCTCCGCTACAAGCAGGAGTCCCTGATCGAACGGATTTTCGTTCACAAGGACAACCCGCTCAAACTGGAGTTGCAGCATTTTCTGGACTGCGTGCAAAACGGCACCCCGCGCAATGTCGCCGTGGACAAGGAACTGTACTCGCTGGAAATCGCCCTCGGCATCGTGGACACCTTCAACCGGCAGAGAACCGGAACGTGA
- the bamA gene encoding outer membrane protein assembly factor BamA — protein sequence MLACLLLLLIPFWCAPGWAQLAADPIVRGIEIRGNQRVDASTILYYIQTKVGEPLSRALVGKDIEQIYSLGQFSDIRVETQPMADGVTVIYRVEEIPSVGDVKFKGNTSLKTEDLRPLISLKRGATFREHLIQDSITKLTAHYKEKAFFLVQIDIQHQISKNGLVNVVIEIKEGEKVKIEEVRFHGNKAFDHGELEDHMETKEETWLSWFDESGIYKKDVLRIDVLRLESFYHDHGFLKVRIQDPTLEINREDKEIYVDIHIDEGEQYRLGGITVEGDETYSREELLTVIQSKKGEIYNATQIREDALKISELYSEKGYAYADALPQTLLDEESKTVDVEVNVNPGRKVYVGKVDIYGNTRTQDNVIRREYRLKEGELFNSKKLKRTKQRINNLGFFESVKIDTRRGDSPELVDLTTTVTERPTGAVTFGAGFSSVEKVIFNASISQNNLFGTGRSLNLSTDLSARRTNFNFNFTDPRIFDSDISAGLDLFNRRSNFFSFDSRSTGGGIRLGKNLSETDWLGFGYRFENVQISDVDPASQTTFLQNGTRTTSRIGPTFIRDTRDDFLNPTQGTRHVVRFEFAGSFLGGADFHKTSYEGTYYQPLIGQLVLALHGEVQFAEGYGSDELPIFERYFMGGSNSLRGFTIRQVGPKDRNGDPIGGDQALLLNVELQYPVTKEFRIFGFYDRGNVYGDGFDTSTTSRHIDLANMRQSVGGGVRFLSPFGPISLAYGIKLDAVPGDTNAEFHFSAGNAF from the coding sequence GTGCTTGCGTGCCTCCTGTTGCTGCTGATCCCTTTCTGGTGCGCTCCTGGCTGGGCGCAACTCGCCGCCGACCCCATCGTCCGCGGCATTGAAATCCGCGGCAATCAGCGGGTGGATGCCTCCACCATCCTGTATTACATTCAGACGAAAGTCGGCGAGCCCCTGTCCCGCGCCCTCGTCGGCAAGGACATCGAGCAGATTTACAGCCTCGGCCAGTTTTCCGACATCCGCGTCGAGACCCAACCGATGGCCGACGGTGTGACCGTCATTTACAGGGTCGAGGAAATCCCCTCGGTCGGCGACGTGAAATTCAAAGGCAATACCAGCCTCAAAACCGAAGACCTGCGCCCCTTGATTTCCCTCAAGCGTGGCGCCACCTTCCGCGAGCATCTCATCCAGGACAGCATCACCAAGCTCACCGCGCATTACAAGGAAAAGGCCTTCTTTCTGGTGCAGATCGATATCCAGCACCAGATCAGCAAAAACGGGCTGGTGAATGTGGTCATCGAGATCAAGGAAGGCGAGAAGGTCAAGATCGAGGAAGTCCGGTTTCACGGCAACAAGGCCTTCGATCACGGCGAACTCGAAGATCACATGGAAACCAAGGAAGAAACCTGGCTGTCGTGGTTCGACGAATCCGGCATCTACAAAAAGGACGTGCTGCGCATCGACGTCCTGCGGCTGGAGTCCTTTTATCACGACCACGGTTTCCTCAAGGTCCGCATTCAGGACCCGACTCTTGAGATCAACCGCGAGGACAAGGAAATTTACGTCGATATTCATATCGACGAAGGCGAGCAGTACCGGCTGGGAGGCATCACCGTCGAAGGCGATGAGACCTACTCGCGTGAAGAGCTGCTGACAGTCATCCAGTCGAAGAAGGGAGAAATCTACAACGCCACGCAAATACGGGAAGACGCGTTGAAGATATCCGAACTGTATTCCGAAAAAGGCTACGCCTACGCCGACGCCCTGCCGCAGACACTGCTCGACGAAGAAAGCAAAACCGTCGATGTCGAAGTCAACGTCAACCCCGGACGCAAAGTGTATGTCGGCAAGGTGGACATTTACGGCAACACCCGCACCCAGGACAACGTCATCCGCCGCGAGTACCGCCTGAAGGAAGGGGAGCTGTTCAACAGCAAGAAACTCAAGCGCACCAAGCAGCGCATCAACAACCTCGGTTTTTTTGAAAGCGTGAAGATCGACACCCGCCGCGGCGACAGCCCGGAGCTGGTCGATCTCACCACCACCGTCACCGAACGCCCCACGGGCGCGGTGACCTTCGGCGCTGGGTTCAGTTCCGTCGAGAAAGTCATCTTCAACGCCTCCATCTCGCAGAACAACCTGTTCGGCACCGGACGCAGCCTGAACCTGTCCACCGACCTTTCGGCCCGGCGCACCAACTTCAATTTCAATTTCACCGATCCCCGAATCTTTGACAGCGATATTTCCGCCGGCCTCGATCTGTTCAACCGCCGGTCGAACTTTTTCAGCTTCGACAGCCGCTCCACCGGCGGCGGCATCCGGCTGGGTAAAAACCTTTCGGAAACCGACTGGCTGGGATTCGGTTACCGGTTCGAGAACGTCCAGATCTCCGATGTGGATCCGGCCAGCCAGACCACGTTCCTGCAAAACGGCACACGCACCACCAGCCGCATCGGCCCCACCTTCATCCGCGACACCCGCGATGACTTTTTAAACCCTACACAGGGCACCCGGCATGTGGTACGATTTGAGTTCGCCGGGAGCTTTCTGGGCGGCGCTGACTTTCACAAGACCAGTTACGAAGGCACGTATTACCAGCCTCTGATCGGCCAACTGGTCCTCGCCCTGCACGGAGAAGTCCAGTTTGCGGAGGGTTACGGCAGCGACGAACTCCCGATCTTCGAACGTTACTTCATGGGTGGTTCCAATTCGCTGCGCGGGTTCACCATCCGCCAGGTCGGTCCCAAAGACCGGAACGGCGACCCCATCGGCGGTGACCAGGCCCTGCTGCTCAATGTGGAACTGCAATACCCGGTCACCAAGGAATTTCGAATCTTCGGATTCTACGACCGGGGCAACGTGTATGGGGATGGGTTCGATACCTCGACCACATCAAGGCACATCGACCTTGCCAACATGCGCCAAAGCGTGGGCGGCGGCGTTCGGTTCCTCAGTCCCTTCGGTCCCATTTCCCTTGCATACGGTATCAAACTCGACGCGGTGCCCGGCGACACCAACGCCGAATTTCACTTCTCCGCGGGCAATGCTTTTTAA